In one window of Rhizobium sp. ACO-34A DNA:
- a CDS encoding DUF2735 domain-containing protein: MTTNMVRESAKILQFPVRNVQKMMEIRERDGRSRPVIYESGAGSWYHEDAIREVDEARKQ; encoded by the coding sequence ATGACAACGAACATGGTTCGGGAATCGGCGAAGATCCTGCAATTCCCGGTAAGAAACGTTCAGAAGATGATGGAAATTCGCGAGCGCGACGGCCGCTCACGCCCCGTGATTTACGAAAGCGGCGCTGGCAGCTGGTATCACGAGGACGCGATCCGCGAAGTGGATGAGGCGCGCAAGCAGTAG
- a CDS encoding OHCU decarboxylase, translating to MVTRDDFISTFGGVFEHSPFIAERAFDAGAISEPLTVSSVHGALAEQFRKASEAERLGVLRAHPDLAGRLAVAGELTLESRREQNSAGLDRLSPEQFKRFTDINSAYTEKFGFPFIIAVTGLTKEDILAAFETRIANDRETEFSTACTQVEKIARIRLGHLLPESV from the coding sequence ATGGTGACGCGAGACGATTTCATCTCCACTTTCGGCGGCGTGTTCGAGCATTCTCCCTTCATCGCCGAGCGTGCCTTCGATGCCGGCGCGATCAGCGAGCCGCTGACGGTTTCGAGCGTGCACGGTGCGCTTGCCGAACAGTTTCGCAAGGCAAGCGAGGCCGAGCGGCTCGGGGTTCTGCGGGCGCATCCGGATCTTGCCGGGCGTCTCGCGGTTGCAGGCGAGCTGACGCTGGAAAGCCGAAGGGAGCAGAACAGCGCGGGGCTCGACCGGCTCAGTCCGGAACAGTTCAAGCGCTTCACCGACATCAATTCGGCCTATACTGAAAAATTCGGCTTTCCCTTCATCATCGCGGTGACCGGGCTGACCAAGGAGGATATCCTGGCCGCCTTCGAAACGCGCATAGCCAACGACCGTGAAACGGAGTTTTCCACGGCCTGCACCCAGGTCGAGAAGATCGCCCGCATTCGCCTTGGACATCTCCTGCCGGAGAGTGTCTGA
- a CDS encoding allantoinase: MQTDTYPRDLVGYGRNTPDPKWPGDARIAVQFVVNYEEGGESSILDGDKASECLLSEIVGAQPWPGQRNLNMESIYEYGSRAGFWRLWRMFTERNVPVTVYGVTLAMARNPEAVAAMKEADWEIASHGYRWLEYKDFSEEEERKHILEAVRLHKELTGSHPLGMYQGKPSDNTLRLVMEEGGFVYSSDSYADDLPYWVKGVDGKPFLIIPYTLETNDMRFATPQGFNSGDQFFTYLKDAFDVLYEEGKAGSAKMLSIGLHCRLVGRPGRAAALARFIDYVRSHDKVWIPKRIEIAEHWHKNHKPTW, translated from the coding sequence ATGCAGACCGATACCTATCCGCGCGACCTCGTCGGCTATGGCCGCAACACTCCTGATCCGAAATGGCCCGGCGATGCCCGCATCGCCGTCCAATTCGTCGTCAACTACGAGGAGGGCGGCGAGAGCAGCATTCTGGACGGCGACAAGGCCTCGGAATGCCTGCTGTCGGAGATCGTCGGTGCGCAGCCCTGGCCCGGCCAGCGTAATCTCAACATGGAATCGATCTACGAATACGGCTCCCGTGCCGGTTTCTGGCGCCTGTGGCGGATGTTCACCGAGCGTAATGTGCCGGTGACCGTTTATGGCGTGACGCTCGCCATGGCGCGCAACCCGGAAGCCGTTGCCGCCATGAAGGAAGCCGACTGGGAAATCGCCAGCCACGGCTATCGCTGGCTGGAATACAAGGATTTTTCCGAGGAGGAGGAGCGCAAGCACATCCTTGAGGCCGTGCGCCTGCACAAGGAACTGACCGGTTCCCATCCGCTCGGCATGTATCAGGGCAAGCCGTCCGACAACACGCTCAGGCTCGTCATGGAAGAGGGCGGTTTCGTCTATTCGTCCGACTCTTATGCCGATGATCTGCCCTATTGGGTGAAGGGCGTCGATGGCAAGCCGTTCCTGATCATTCCCTATACGCTCGAAACCAACGACATGCGGTTTGCAACGCCGCAGGGTTTCAACTCCGGCGACCAGTTCTTCACCTATCTCAAGGACGCCTTCGACGTGCTTTATGAAGAGGGCAAGGCCGGCAGCGCCAAGATGCTGTCCATCGGCCTGCATTGCCGCCTCGTCGGACGTCCGGGCCGTGCCGCGGCACTCGCGCGCTTCATCGATTACGTGCGGTCGCATGACAAGGTGTGGATCCCGAAGCGCATCGAGATCGCCGAGCACTGGCACAAGAACCACAAGCCAACGTGGTGA
- a CDS encoding D-amino-acid oxidase: MVKSDTAAPQSGQLRVELLIVGGGIMGLWAALHAERHGIDTLLVDEGPLARGASGGLLGALMPHMPDRWSEKKQFQFDALISLEEEVGRLEAETGLSAGYRRSGRLIPLPKPHLKVIAERHCKDAETHWHHGARSFSWTPLDASPAGNGWPSEEFMAAGIVYDTFAARVSPRSLTGLLAARLKDASHVRIIENSGVDLFHPEAHTARLSDGRTVAFGHCIIAAGHRSFPMLQSLGAPLPLPLGQPVKGQAALLKADIDPALPLLYLDGLYIVPHEGGHAAIGSTSEDRFDDPASTDEQLEGLIGRARVLAPVLRDAEVVERWAGLRPKAIDRDPMVGPHPDHPRIHALTGGFKVSFGLAHRLAEAAVAGIAGRSESGANGLPPSFTLHHHIVIAARNA, translated from the coding sequence ATGGTCAAATCGGATACTGCCGCGCCGCAATCAGGTCAATTGCGCGTCGAGCTGTTGATCGTTGGCGGCGGGATCATGGGGCTCTGGGCAGCGCTGCATGCGGAGCGGCATGGCATCGATACGCTGCTGGTCGATGAAGGACCCCTTGCCCGCGGCGCGAGCGGAGGATTGCTAGGTGCGCTGATGCCCCATATGCCGGATCGCTGGTCGGAGAAGAAGCAGTTCCAGTTCGATGCGCTGATCAGTCTTGAGGAGGAAGTCGGGCGTCTGGAAGCCGAGACCGGATTATCGGCCGGCTATCGCCGCAGCGGACGGTTGATTCCGCTGCCGAAGCCGCATCTGAAGGTGATCGCCGAACGTCATTGCAAGGATGCGGAAACGCACTGGCATCATGGCGCTCGCTCATTCTCGTGGACGCCGCTCGATGCCTCGCCGGCCGGAAACGGCTGGCCTTCGGAAGAGTTCATGGCGGCGGGTATCGTCTACGACACGTTTGCCGCAAGGGTCTCGCCGCGCAGCCTGACCGGATTGCTCGCCGCTCGCCTGAAAGACGCGTCGCACGTCCGCATTATCGAGAATTCCGGGGTCGATCTTTTCCATCCCGAGGCCCACACCGCCCGGCTTTCGGATGGCCGGACGGTCGCTTTCGGTCACTGCATCATCGCGGCGGGACACAGGTCCTTCCCCATGCTCCAGTCGCTCGGAGCACCGCTCCCGCTGCCGCTCGGCCAACCGGTGAAGGGGCAGGCGGCACTGCTGAAGGCGGACATTGATCCGGCCTTGCCGCTGCTTTATCTCGATGGTCTCTACATCGTGCCGCATGAGGGCGGTCATGCCGCCATCGGTAGCACCAGCGAAGACAGGTTTGATGATCCGGCCTCGACCGATGAACAGCTCGAAGGGCTGATCGGTCGGGCGCGGGTGCTTGCGCCAGTGCTTCGCGATGCCGAGGTGGTCGAGCGGTGGGCCGGCCTGCGGCCCAAGGCGATCGATCGCGACCCGATGGTGGGGCCGCATCCCGATCATCCGCGCATTCATGCGCTGACGGGTGGTTTCAAGGTCAGTTTCGGTCTCGCGCACCGGCTGGCGGAGGCGGCAGTCGCCGGCATCGCGGGGCGGTCAGAGAGTGGTGCCAACGGCTTGCCGCCATCGTTCACGCTTCATCATCATATCGTGATTGCTGCTCGCAATGCGTGA
- a CDS encoding 5-methylaminomethyl-2-thiouridine methyltransferase, with translation MTASHTISPTEGPDASQGQSLTWNEGDMPYSTAFGDHFYCQTDGRRECGHVFLSGNGLPDRWTGPGTFSIGELGFGTGLNACETWRQWKETRTAGSTLHFVSFELYPMKAEELDRALSRWSEIDKERKALVALWPATPEGVIDITLDDQTRLTVLCGDAMQSLTASPLAFDAWFLDGFAPSRNPAMWSPELMQAVFDHTVPGGSFATYAAAGFVRRNLAGTGFAVERRKGFAGKREMLCGVRPAE, from the coding sequence ATGACAGCTTCCCACACGATATCGCCGACCGAAGGGCCGGATGCGAGCCAGGGGCAGAGCCTCACCTGGAACGAGGGCGATATGCCCTATTCGACCGCCTTTGGCGATCATTTTTATTGCCAGACCGATGGCCGGCGGGAATGCGGCCACGTCTTCCTCTCCGGCAATGGACTGCCCGACCGCTGGACGGGTCCCGGCACCTTCAGCATCGGCGAACTCGGCTTCGGCACCGGCCTCAATGCCTGCGAGACATGGCGTCAGTGGAAGGAAACCCGAACGGCCGGCTCCACCCTGCACTTCGTCTCCTTCGAGCTTTACCCGATGAAAGCCGAAGAGCTTGACCGCGCGCTTTCGCGCTGGTCGGAAATCGATAAGGAACGCAAGGCGCTTGTCGCCCTGTGGCCCGCAACGCCGGAAGGCGTGATCGACATCACGCTGGACGACCAGACCCGCCTGACCGTTCTCTGCGGCGACGCCATGCAAAGCCTGACAGCAAGCCCGCTCGCCTTCGACGCGTGGTTCCTCGACGGCTTCGCCCCTTCCCGCAATCCGGCGATGTGGTCGCCGGAACTGATGCAGGCGGTGTTCGACCACACCGTCCCCGGCGGCAGCTTTGCGACCTATGCGGCGGCGGGCTTCGTCCGCCGCAATCTGGCAGGCACGGGATTTGCGGTGGAAAGACGGAAGGGCTTCGCGGGAAAGCGCGAAATGCTGTGCGGCGTCAGGCCAGCGGAATAA
- a CDS encoding methyltransferase encodes MSDITPPALPETDTLSAPAERRRRSGGRGAERQRPAGAPKYRNLVNRLAKTEIIDQQAIDDIHEASLTILEEIGMDVILPEAREIMRRAGASVTEGTERVRFDRGLIMDMIASAPSQFTLHARNPARNVAIGGNNLVFAQIASAPFVADREGGRRAGNQEDYRKLVKLAQCYDVIHTTGGYPVEPVDIHASIRHLDCLSDLAKLTDKPFHAYSLGRQRNLDGLEIARIARGITAEQMELEPSLFTIINSSSPLRLDGPMLQGIIEMSSRNQVVVITPFTLAGAMAPVTIAGALVQQNAEALCGIAFTQMVRKGAPVMYGGFTSNVDMKTGAPAFGTPEYMKAVVAGGQLARRYGIPYRTSNTNASNTLDAQAAYESALSLWALTQGGGNFIMHAAGWTEGGLTASFEKFILDVDMLQMVAEFLTPLDVSADALALDAVRDVGPGGHFFGTAHTLARYESAFYSPLLSDWRNYETWTEAGRPTTYDHANRIYKEALARYERPPIDPAIEEELDAFVAKRKAEGGVATDF; translated from the coding sequence ATGAGCGACATTACACCGCCTGCCTTGCCCGAGACTGATACCCTCTCCGCCCCGGCCGAACGCCGGCGCCGCAGTGGTGGACGCGGTGCCGAACGGCAGCGTCCGGCAGGCGCTCCGAAATATCGCAACCTCGTCAACCGGCTGGCAAAGACCGAGATTATCGACCAGCAGGCTATCGACGACATTCACGAGGCGTCGCTGACCATTCTCGAGGAAATCGGCATGGACGTCATCCTGCCGGAAGCGCGAGAAATCATGCGCCGGGCCGGAGCCTCGGTGACCGAAGGAACGGAGCGGGTCCGCTTCGACCGCGGCCTCATCATGGACATGATCGCCTCGGCGCCGTCGCAGTTCACGCTCCACGCGCGCAACCCCGCCCGCAATGTCGCAATCGGCGGCAACAATCTGGTCTTCGCCCAGATTGCATCGGCTCCCTTCGTCGCCGACCGCGAGGGCGGCCGCCGAGCCGGGAACCAGGAAGATTACCGCAAGCTCGTCAAGCTCGCCCAGTGCTACGACGTCATCCACACCACCGGCGGCTATCCGGTGGAACCGGTCGACATCCACGCCTCGATCCGCCACCTCGACTGCCTGTCGGATCTGGCCAAGCTCACCGACAAGCCATTCCACGCCTATTCGCTCGGCCGCCAGCGCAATCTCGACGGGCTGGAAATCGCCCGCATCGCCCGCGGCATCACCGCCGAACAGATGGAACTGGAGCCGTCGCTCTTCACCATCATCAACTCGTCGTCGCCGCTCAGGCTCGACGGCCCGATGCTTCAGGGCATCATCGAGATGTCTTCCCGCAACCAGGTGGTCGTCATCACCCCGTTCACGCTTGCAGGCGCCATGGCGCCGGTGACGATTGCCGGAGCGCTCGTTCAACAGAACGCCGAGGCCCTGTGCGGCATCGCCTTCACCCAGATGGTGCGCAAGGGCGCGCCGGTGATGTATGGCGGCTTCACCTCGAATGTCGACATGAAGACCGGAGCCCCGGCTTTCGGCACGCCGGAATACATGAAGGCCGTCGTCGCCGGCGGACAGCTCGCCCGCCGCTACGGCATTCCCTACCGCACCTCGAACACCAACGCCTCCAACACCCTCGACGCGCAGGCGGCCTACGAATCGGCGCTGTCGCTCTGGGCGCTGACGCAGGGCGGCGGCAATTTCATCATGCATGCCGCCGGCTGGACGGAAGGCGGCCTTACCGCCTCCTTCGAAAAGTTCATCCTCGACGTCGACATGCTGCAGATGGTCGCCGAATTCCTGACGCCGCTCGATGTCAGCGCCGATGCGCTGGCGCTCGACGCCGTGCGCGACGTCGGCCCCGGCGGACACTTCTTCGGAACGGCCCACACGCTCGCCCGTTACGAGAGCGCCTTCTATTCGCCGCTCCTCTCCGACTGGCGCAACTACGAGACATGGACGGAAGCCGGCCGCCCGACCACCTACGATCACGCCAACCGCATCTACAAGGAAGCGCTCGCCCGCTACGAGCGCCCGCCGATCGATCCCGCAATCGAGGAGGAACTCGATGCCTTCGTGGCGAAGCGCAAGGCAGAAGGCGGCGTCGCCACCGACTTCTGA
- a CDS encoding DNA-binding protein, with product MRPADRLFRIIQLMRSTGRAMTADEIAVKMEVAPRTIYRDMQHLMASGAPIEGERGVGYMLREAFDAPPLTFTFEQLEALAFGLQAAQILGDPRLGQAAREAREKIVGLLPPEHAARLASAQIHAFRSAAQPAPPACLGDIRGALSARRKAWISYHALTGERSERTVWPLVLSAFGALWLMTAWCEKRGDFRDFRLDRVEAWKVSAERFELQPHQTYDVYLERLQAG from the coding sequence ATGCGTCCCGCCGACCGCCTGTTCCGGATCATTCAGCTGATGCGCTCCACCGGGCGCGCCATGACGGCCGACGAGATCGCCGTGAAGATGGAGGTGGCGCCGCGCACGATCTATCGTGACATGCAGCACCTGATGGCGTCAGGCGCGCCGATCGAAGGGGAGCGTGGCGTCGGCTACATGCTGCGGGAGGCTTTCGATGCGCCGCCGCTGACCTTCACCTTCGAGCAGCTAGAGGCATTGGCCTTTGGCCTGCAGGCGGCGCAGATCCTCGGCGATCCGCGGCTCGGTCAGGCTGCCCGCGAGGCACGCGAGAAGATCGTCGGTCTCCTGCCGCCGGAGCATGCCGCGCGGCTTGCCAGCGCTCAGATCCATGCCTTCCGTTCGGCGGCGCAGCCTGCGCCTCCGGCCTGCCTCGGAGATATCAGGGGCGCGCTTTCGGCACGGCGCAAGGCGTGGATCTCCTATCATGCCCTGACGGGAGAACGCAGCGAGCGGACCGTCTGGCCGCTGGTGCTCAGCGCCTTCGGGGCGCTGTGGCTGATGACGGCATGGTGCGAGAAGCGCGGAGACTTCCGCGATTTTCGCCTGGACCGGGTGGAGGCGTGGAAGGTGTCGGCCGAGCGGTTCGAACTTCAGCCGCACCAGACCTATGACGTCTATCTGGAGCGGCTGCAGGCCGGCTGA
- a CDS encoding DNA alkylation repair protein: protein MPEPLKNLIGETVIRDTATALSRAWPEFDLQSFLAEILPDLDSLELMQRSQSVATTMTRLLPQEFAKSAVILRDCLPGDNRPGLSGWALLAFNQYIGANGLQHFETSLDLLKALTPHFTAEFGIRPFIAADRQRALSIISGWISDPNHHVRRLASEGTRPRLPWAMRLPELVRDPSPLMPILIPLLDDPEDYVRRSVANSLNDIAKDHPDLVADFVARHRQDASPERLWLLRHASRTLVKKGHAGALASFGFEAAEDIAAGLSLRQAEIGFPGTLEFAVRLSNGSDKAQRLLIDYAIHHRRKDGSLSPKVFKGTSLTLGPGEATDLDRRHAFRPITTRVYYPGLHRLELLVNGSLLASAEFHLDMKEDR from the coding sequence ATGCCCGAACCGTTGAAAAACCTGATCGGAGAAACCGTTATCCGCGATACAGCCACGGCGCTGTCGCGGGCGTGGCCGGAGTTCGATCTCCAGTCCTTCCTGGCGGAAATCCTGCCGGATCTCGACAGCCTTGAACTGATGCAGCGCAGCCAGTCGGTCGCCACCACCATGACCCGGCTGCTGCCACAGGAGTTTGCGAAAAGCGCCGTCATCTTGCGGGACTGCCTGCCCGGCGACAACCGGCCCGGCCTGAGCGGCTGGGCCTTGCTGGCCTTCAACCAGTATATCGGCGCGAACGGCCTACAGCATTTTGAAACGTCGCTCGACCTTCTGAAGGCGCTGACGCCGCATTTCACCGCGGAATTCGGCATCCGCCCGTTCATCGCCGCCGACCGGCAACGGGCGCTGTCGATCATTTCCGGCTGGATCTCCGATCCGAACCATCATGTGCGGCGTCTTGCCAGCGAAGGCACCCGCCCTCGCCTGCCCTGGGCCATGCGGTTGCCGGAACTGGTCCGCGACCCGTCGCCCCTGATGCCGATCCTGATCCCGCTCCTCGACGACCCCGAGGATTACGTTCGCCGCTCGGTGGCAAACAGCCTCAACGACATCGCCAAGGATCACCCCGATCTCGTCGCGGATTTCGTGGCGCGCCACCGACAGGACGCCTCGCCGGAACGGTTGTGGCTGCTGCGACATGCATCGCGGACGCTGGTCAAGAAAGGGCATGCCGGGGCGCTCGCAAGCTTCGGCTTCGAAGCCGCGGAAGATATCGCCGCCGGTTTATCGTTGAGGCAGGCCGAGATCGGCTTTCCCGGAACTCTCGAATTTGCCGTCCGGCTTTCGAACGGATCGGACAAGGCCCAGCGTCTGTTGATCGACTACGCGATCCATCATCGCAGGAAGGACGGTTCGCTTTCGCCGAAAGTCTTCAAGGGCACAAGCCTGACGCTCGGACCGGGTGAAGCCACAGATCTCGACCGCCGTCATGCCTTCCGCCCAATCACCACCCGCGTCTACTATCCCGGTCTTCACCGGCTGGAACTGCTGGTGAACGGCTCTCTCCTCGCTTCAGCCGAATTTCATCTCGACATGAAGGAAGACCGGTAA
- a CDS encoding cytochrome B translates to MSEAAEQMPGAVTGRDMRPARIKVWDPVVRLFHWSLVGFFAFSFFTGDEWKLAHIVSGYIIGGLVVIRVLWGLFGSEHARFANFIYSPFTVLRFLADTAGMRAKRYIGHNPAGGAMVFALLVMVAGIVTTGYMQTTDAYWGVEWVEETHKTLVYATLGLVALHIAGVVLASIEHRENLVRAMVTGWKRRD, encoded by the coding sequence ATGTCGGAAGCCGCTGAGCAAATGCCCGGCGCCGTGACCGGCCGCGACATGCGGCCGGCGCGGATCAAGGTCTGGGATCCCGTCGTCCGGCTGTTCCATTGGTCGCTGGTCGGCTTCTTCGCCTTTTCCTTCTTCACGGGCGATGAATGGAAATTGGCCCATATCGTATCCGGCTACATCATCGGTGGGCTTGTCGTCATCCGCGTCCTTTGGGGCCTTTTCGGTTCGGAACATGCCCGGTTCGCGAACTTCATCTACAGTCCGTTCACGGTGCTGCGTTTTCTGGCGGATACGGCCGGAATGCGGGCAAAGCGCTATATCGGACATAACCCGGCCGGTGGGGCCATGGTGTTTGCGCTGCTGGTGATGGTCGCCGGTATCGTCACCACGGGCTACATGCAGACCACGGACGCCTATTGGGGCGTCGAATGGGTCGAGGAAACCCACAAGACACTCGTCTACGCAACGCTCGGGCTGGTCGCCCTGCATATCGCCGGTGTGGTGCTCGCCAGCATCGAGCACCGGGAAAACCTCGTGCGCGCCATGGTGACCGGTTGGAAGCGCCGCGATTGA
- a CDS encoding DNA-binding response regulator, giving the protein MRILLIEDDMLIARDVISNLERAGFVVLHEKDGEAGWFTGDTEDFAAIVLDLGLPGMDGLSVLKRWRGSGRMTPVLILTARGNWQERVEGIDAGADDYLTKPFQMAELLARLRAIIRRSAGQANPVITTGGLSIDTRTKAVMHDGLPVDLTPLEYRCLAFLAHNRERNVSQMELTEQLYAQDFERDSNSVEVLVGRLRRKLGKEVITTRRGYGYRIGGNDG; this is encoded by the coding sequence ATGAGGATCCTGCTGATCGAAGACGACATGCTGATCGCCCGCGACGTGATCTCCAATCTGGAGCGGGCGGGCTTCGTGGTCCTGCATGAGAAGGACGGCGAAGCCGGCTGGTTCACCGGCGATACCGAGGATTTCGCCGCCATCGTGCTCGATCTCGGCCTGCCGGGAATGGACGGCCTGTCGGTCCTGAAACGCTGGCGCGGCTCCGGCCGCATGACGCCGGTGCTGATCCTGACCGCACGCGGCAACTGGCAGGAGCGCGTGGAAGGCATCGACGCCGGCGCCGACGACTATCTCACCAAGCCCTTCCAGATGGCCGAACTGCTGGCGAGACTGCGCGCCATCATTCGCCGCAGCGCCGGGCAGGCCAACCCGGTCATCACCACCGGAGGCCTCTCCATCGACACCCGCACGAAGGCCGTCATGCATGATGGTCTCCCAGTCGACCTGACGCCGCTCGAATACCGCTGTCTCGCCTTCCTCGCCCATAACCGGGAACGCAACGTTTCCCAGATGGAACTGACGGAACAGCTCTACGCCCAGGATTTCGAACGCGACAGCAACTCGGTCGAAGTGCTCGTCGGACGCCTGCGCCGCAAACTCGGCAAGGAGGTCATCACCACGCGGCGCGGCTATGGCTACCGGATCGGCGGGAACGACGGATGA
- a CDS encoding ATP-binding protein → MMQSIRGRFLLVSLVSVALALVMASVVLVSLFTRNLETRIDDELTGHIGNIAGALRFAADGTLQLPERPVDRRFEEPYGGLYWQVEDDARKSELRSASLWDYSLPLPEDEQETGAIHRYRLPGPEGSDLIVQERKIVFAAPDGRRAIRVAAAIDGSVVADARRAFAFDIIPYMVALAVFLIAASLAQLTYGLRPISSVSEGLNRIRERGAERLTGPFPRELRGVVAAVNQLLDAQSRLIDKARARAADLAHGLKTPLTVLSNDAATLRERGDTKMADELSHFAGVMKAHIEHELTRSRIAASADLRKSNANLATSLDIIVRTLKRTPRGEELTWNIEVPTGIEVGVDPLDLQEMLGNILDNAVKWGRSSIHVRAEKRDGRPVLAIEDDGPGADPAGLLTIMQRGTRLDLKTPGTGIGLAIVRDIADVYGLGIEAENVAAGGFRVTIRF, encoded by the coding sequence ATGATGCAGTCGATCCGCGGCCGTTTCCTGCTGGTCTCGCTGGTCAGCGTCGCACTGGCGCTGGTCATGGCAAGCGTCGTGCTCGTCTCGCTGTTCACCCGCAATCTGGAAACCCGGATCGATGACGAACTGACCGGCCATATCGGCAACATCGCCGGCGCACTGCGCTTTGCCGCGGATGGCACCCTGCAACTGCCGGAGCGACCTGTCGACCGCCGGTTCGAGGAACCCTATGGCGGTCTTTACTGGCAGGTGGAAGACGATGCCAGAAAAAGTGAGCTGCGCTCCGCATCCCTTTGGGATTATTCGCTTCCTCTGCCCGAGGACGAACAGGAAACAGGCGCGATCCATCGCTATCGATTGCCGGGACCGGAGGGCTCCGACCTGATCGTGCAGGAACGCAAGATCGTCTTTGCAGCGCCTGACGGACGCCGCGCAATCCGTGTCGCAGCAGCCATCGACGGATCGGTCGTCGCGGATGCGCGCCGCGCCTTCGCCTTCGACATCATTCCCTACATGGTGGCGCTCGCTGTCTTCCTGATCGCGGCTTCGCTGGCGCAGCTTACTTACGGCCTGAGGCCGATCTCCTCGGTCAGCGAGGGCCTCAACCGCATTCGGGAACGCGGGGCGGAAAGACTGACCGGCCCCTTCCCGCGGGAACTGCGCGGCGTCGTCGCTGCCGTCAACCAGTTGCTCGACGCCCAGTCACGCCTGATTGACAAGGCAAGGGCGCGCGCCGCCGATCTCGCCCACGGCCTGAAGACGCCGCTGACCGTCCTGTCGAACGACGCCGCAACACTGAGGGAACGCGGCGACACGAAGATGGCCGACGAACTCTCCCATTTCGCGGGCGTGATGAAAGCTCACATAGAACATGAACTGACGCGCAGCCGCATCGCGGCCAGCGCCGACCTGCGCAAGTCCAACGCCAACCTCGCCACCTCGCTCGACATCATCGTGCGGACCTTGAAGCGCACTCCGCGCGGCGAGGAACTGACATGGAACATCGAGGTCCCCACGGGCATCGAGGTCGGCGTCGATCCGCTCGACCTGCAGGAAATGCTCGGCAACATTCTCGACAACGCGGTCAAATGGGGCCGTTCCAGCATCCACGTCCGTGCTGAGAAGCGGGACGGACGGCCAGTCCTTGCCATCGAGGACGATGGCCCCGGCGCCGATCCCGCCGGGCTTCTGACGATCATGCAGCGCGGCACACGACTCGATCTGAAGACACCCGGAACAGGCATCGGCCTCGCCATCGTCCGCGACATCGCAGACGTCTATGGCCTCGGCATCGAGGCTGAAAACGTTGCAGCAGGCGGCTTCCGTGTCACCATTCGCTTCTGA